Within the Leptotrichia sp. oral taxon 498 genome, the region ATTATTTTATATTTTAAAGGAGGATTTTAGAATGAAAAAATTAATATTCTTTATTTTACTTTTTACAAGTGTTCTAACATTTTCAGAGTTAAAAGATGGAACTTATTCAGTTGAAAAAAAATATGATGCTAATTATGCAACTTTTGTAAAATTGATAGTAAAAAACAATAAAGTCATCGGAGCTCAATATGATAAAAAAAATTCTCAAGGAAAATTATACTCAATGGACAATCCGACATTTAGAGATCAGTCACTTGCCATTTCAAGAAAATTTGTAAGTACACAAAGTGTCAATGACATAAGTGATTCAAACTTTAGAGAACTTGTAAAGTTTTTATTGGAAAAAGCAAATAACGGTCAAACAGGCGATTTTAAAAAATAGCAAATTTTAAAACTTTAAAGCAAGGAGGTATTTAATGAATTTAACAAATGAAGACGAATCTACTGGTTTTGCAAGTACTGTTGCAACTACAAAACTTGGTAGTGCAGTCTGCAAAACAGTTTTACCAAATGTTCCTCTTCAATCGCTTGATATTATTGAGAGAAGCATTCAAAAAAAATATCGCTCAGAACTTTGGTCGCCATTTATTCGTGGACTAAAAGAATTTGAGCTGGTAAAAGACGGCGATAAGATTGCTGTGGCAGTTTCTGGTGGAAAAGACAGCCTTTTACTCTCAAAATTATTTCAAGAATTAAAAAGAGCTAGTAAAACAAATTTTGAAGTCGTGTTTATTTCATTGAACCCTGGTTTTAACGAAATAAATTTGCAAAATTTTAAAAAAAATCTAAAACATTTAAATATCCCTTGTGAAATTTATGATGACAATATCTTTGAAATTGCAGAAAAAATCGCAAAAGACTATCCCTGCTATATGTGTGCTAAAATGCGGCGTGGCAGCCTTTATACAAAAGCAACTTCACTTGGCTGCAATAAACTTGCGCTTGGACATCATTTTGACGACGTTATTGAAACAACTCTTATGAGCATGTTTTATATGGGAAAATTTGAAACTATGCTACCAAAATTAAAGTCCGATAATTTTAATATAGAATTGATCCGTCCTCTATTTTATGTTGAAGAAAAGGCAATCATAAAATGGGTAAGAAATAACGGAATCCTTCCGATGAACTGCGGCTGTACAGTCGCTGCCGAAAAAACTTCAAGCAAACGCCGTGAAACAAAGGAATTAATTGCACAGCTTGTAAAAAATAATCCAGACATAAAAAAACGAATAATTCAATCAACACAGAATGTGAATTTGGAAAAAATATTAGGCTGGAAAGATTCAAACGGAAAATACTCGTATTTGGACAAATTTTAAGGAGAAAGGCTGAAAAATATGGAAAATAATGAAAAAGAAATGAAAAGCTGGGAATACATCATTCAAACAAAAAAAGAACATATTGACTTTATTAATAAAATCATAGAAGCATACGATGGCTTAGGAAATGTGAGAACTCTTGATAACCAGAACGGTTTAATAAAGATTCTTACAAATTCATATCTTTTAGATGATATGGATAAAGCGATTGAAACGTTAAAACAAAAAAATATCGAAATGGAAGTACTAGAAAAAAGAGAATGGCTTGGAGTGTTATAATTCCAAGCCTTTTATAATTCAAATATAATAATCAAAAAATAGCTTATAAACTAAGATTAATTTATTTACACTTTTTTTCTTTTTTATCTTCTACATTTTTATCATCAGCCTCTGAGTCAATTCCAGAAACTGACTTTTTAAATTCCCGAATCATTTTTCCTATAGCCTCTCCCAGTTCAGGCAGTCTTTTAGGTCCAAAAATAAGCAATGCACCAAGTATTAGAACTATAAGTCCCGGTGCTCCTATATCTTGAAAAATTCCCATTTTTAATCATCCCTCCTTCTTTTGTAGACATATTTACAAACAGAAATACTCACTTCATAAAGTAAAATTAATGGTGCCGCCATCGTTAAATCGCTTATAAAGTCAGCTGGCGTCAAAACGACTGCAATTACCAGTAAAATAAAGTAGCCATATCGCCTGTTTTTTATTAAATATTGCGGTGTCAAGATATGCAGCGATGTTAGAAATGCCACAACAACAGGCAATTCAAATATTACAGCAAGCGGTAATGATGTATGTAATACAAATATTAAATAATTATTTGCTGTAAGCTGAATATTAAACAAATCTTTACCAAAAGATAGTAAAACATTTAGTAATGCAGGTGTTACTATAAAAAATCCAAAAGAAAGTCCTGTAACAAATAATATAAAAGTTGCAGGCACATAAGATAAAATTGCCTTAGCTTCCTTTTCCTTAAGAGCAGGACGAATAAAAGCCCATATTTGATAACTTGTAAAAGGCAATGTCAAACTAAAAGCACATATTCCAGCCAACATTAAATAAATGCTCAAAATATCATTAGGCCCAAGAACTATGAGCTTCTGCTTAAATGAAGCCGTCAGTAATTTGTAAATATCGGAACAAAATAGCAAACTTACTAAAAAAGCTGCAATAAAAAATATAATTGTAATAATGAGTCTTTTCCTAAATTCGCTCAAATGTTCCACAAGCGTCTGTTCATCAATTTTAGCCATTCTATTCCTTTCCGATATTTTATCTTTTAAAATTTTTATTTATCTTTTCTCTTTTTTATCAATGCAGCAATCACGATAATCACAATTAAAATTAATTGACTAATAAATACTTCCATATTTGCATAAATTCCCAAAATTTCTATTGTAGGTATAAAATGAACTACATGTAACGGTAAAATCCCCACAACTTGCAACATGTGAATACTTGTTCCAAGCATTTTAAATGCAAGGAAATAAATTGTCCACGTAAGTACAAAAAACACTTGATGTATTTTTATTTTTGAAGAAGCGTATATTAAAACAAGTGCAATTACAATTAATATCAATACCGCACTTATAATACCGATAATCAAATTCTGCAATGAAATTAATGGTAAAATTCCTACATAAAACAATATTGTTTCTGCTCCTTCTCTAAATACCGCAAGAAAACTAAGTACAAACATTGACACAAAACTTCCTGTACTTAATACAATATCCATTTTTCTGTCAATATAATCTTTCCAAGATTTTAAGGATGATTTACTATGCAGCCAAAATCCAATCCCAATCATCATTATAACCGCAAAAATTCCTACAAATCCTTCCAGAATTTCACGATTTGTTCCTGAAGATACCCCAGGAAATAAAGCCTGAAGAGCAAATGCTATTACCACACTTGCCAAAATTCCAGCAGCAGCTCCTGCGTACACCCAACGTAATCCTTTTTTCTGATTTGCAGCTTTCAGGCTGCTTACCAATGCCAGAACGATAAGAAGTGCCTCCACACCTTCACGAAGAAGTATAAACATTGCATCAATAAACGTATATTGTGCTTTTGTATCAATTTGTGATAATTCTGTAATTAATCCTTGTAATTGTTCCTGATACTCTTTTTCGCTACCTTTTACCATGATTATTGGAGTCTGTGTTTCCACTTTTGTATATAAAGCTGAATTTCTCGTACTTACATCGCCTTCAACCGTAGGCCATACCTGAATAAACTCTTTCACTTTTGACTGACCTTTAGATTTATTTCCATTTTTAAAGGCTTCCAACGCATCTTTCAGCATATCTACAGCTTCTTTTAGTGTAATTGTGCTTGAAATATTATTTTCTATCTTTTTGCCATCTAAATAGTCTTGTATTGTTGATTTCAAGTCATTAAAAGAATTTATTGTGTTGTCATAATCAAATGGTTCCACTTCCATCGAACTTCTCAAAAACGACATCGCAGTTTCTACTTTCCCATAGTAAGGAATACTTCTGCTTCTGATAAAACTTTCATTTCTTGTCCAGACACCATTAAATTTCAAATATTCTTTTTTCATAAGTTCCACATCTTTAGATTGAATTGCTTTTTCCAGCATATCTAAAGCAGGATTCATTCTTGACTGGAATTTTTTCTTTTCTGCATTATCGTCAACAGGATTCTGCTCCTTTTCAAAAGCTAGTAATGCTATTGTAACTTCTCTCAGGTCATCTTCTGACAATACAGCTTTTTCTTTATTTAAAAGTTCCTGTACCTTTTTCCCTTGCGTAGAATCAGCATTTTTAACCTTTTTAAATTCATCTCTTACTTCAGAAAAAAGTTTTTTTGCTTCATTTTGGTTATTATTTTTTATTGCCGTTGTTGTGTCTGTAATTTTTATGTAAAGTCCGCTATAGCTTTCTTCTGCAATAATATTCACGAAGAATAGCATAAAGCACAAAAATAGCATTGTACTTATTTTTTTATTCAAATAATTTCTGCCCAATGTACTCTCCCTTCTTTATCCCTCCAAAACAAGCAAAAATTCCTGTTCCAACATGAGTAATGTATTCATTCAACTTATCATCGTTTCCTAGGCTATTCTGAATCTTTATAAATTGATCAGGATGTTTTTGGAAACATATAAATAGCAGTCCCGCGTCAAACTGTCCGCTCACTTCATCTATTCCATTAGAATAAGAAAAGGCACGGCGTGCTATTTTAACGTCAGCTTTTTTGGCAAGATAAACATGTGAATCAATTGGTAGAACTGGTTTTCCGTCTGGTCCTTTTTTATTTATGTCAATCGTTGCAAATTCGTCTGTTTCTCCAAAAGGAGCCCCGCTTTCCTTATACCTTCCAAACGTATTTTCCTGCTCCTGTAAATTAGTTCTATCCCACGTTTCAAGATGCATTTGA harbors:
- the tatC gene encoding twin-arginine translocase subunit TatC, with amino-acid sequence MAKIDEQTLVEHLSEFRKRLIITIIFFIAAFLVSLLFCSDIYKLLTASFKQKLIVLGPNDILSIYLMLAGICAFSLTLPFTSYQIWAFIRPALKEKEAKAILSYVPATFILFVTGLSFGFFIVTPALLNVLLSFGKDLFNIQLTANNYLIFVLHTSLPLAVIFELPVVVAFLTSLHILTPQYLIKNRRYGYFILLVIAVVLTPADFISDLTMAAPLILLYEVSISVCKYVYKRRRDD
- a CDS encoding tRNA 2-thiocytidine biosynthesis TtcA family protein, producing MNLTNEDESTGFASTVATTKLGSAVCKTVLPNVPLQSLDIIERSIQKKYRSELWSPFIRGLKEFELVKDGDKIAVAVSGGKDSLLLSKLFQELKRASKTNFEVVFISLNPGFNEINLQNFKKNLKHLNIPCEIYDDNIFEIAEKIAKDYPCYMCAKMRRGSLYTKATSLGCNKLALGHHFDDVIETTLMSMFYMGKFETMLPKLKSDNFNIELIRPLFYVEEKAIIKWVRNNGILPMNCGCTVAAEKTSSKRRETKELIAQLVKNNPDIKKRIIQSTQNVNLEKILGWKDSNGKYSYLDKF
- a CDS encoding FTR1 family iron permease, with product MGRNYLNKKISTMLFLCFMLFFVNIIAEESYSGLYIKITDTTTAIKNNNQNEAKKLFSEVRDEFKKVKNADSTQGKKVQELLNKEKAVLSEDDLREVTIALLAFEKEQNPVDDNAEKKKFQSRMNPALDMLEKAIQSKDVELMKKEYLKFNGVWTRNESFIRSRSIPYYGKVETAMSFLRSSMEVEPFDYDNTINSFNDLKSTIQDYLDGKKIENNISSTITLKEAVDMLKDALEAFKNGNKSKGQSKVKEFIQVWPTVEGDVSTRNSALYTKVETQTPIIMVKGSEKEYQEQLQGLITELSQIDTKAQYTFIDAMFILLREGVEALLIVLALVSSLKAANQKKGLRWVYAGAAAGILASVVIAFALQALFPGVSSGTNREILEGFVGIFAVIMMIGIGFWLHSKSSLKSWKDYIDRKMDIVLSTGSFVSMFVLSFLAVFREGAETILFYVGILPLISLQNLIIGIISAVLILIVIALVLIYASSKIKIHQVFFVLTWTIYFLAFKMLGTSIHMLQVVGILPLHVVHFIPTIEILGIYANMEVFISQLILIVIIVIAALIKKRKDK
- a CDS encoding twin-arginine translocase TatA/TatE family subunit translates to MGIFQDIGAPGLIVLILGALLIFGPKRLPELGEAIGKMIREFKKSVSGIDSEADDKNVEDKKEKKCK
- a CDS encoding pheromone cAD1 o protein, which codes for MKKLIFFILLFTSVLTFSELKDGTYSVEKKYDANYATFVKLIVKNNKVIGAQYDKKNSQGKLYSMDNPTFRDQSLAISRKFVSTQSVNDISDSNFRELVKFLLEKANNGQTGDFKK
- a CDS encoding DUF4911 domain-containing protein: MENNEKEMKSWEYIIQTKKEHIDFINKIIEAYDGLGNVRTLDNQNGLIKILTNSYLLDDMDKAIETLKQKNIEMEVLEKREWLGVL